A genomic stretch from Antarcticibacterium flavum includes:
- a CDS encoding glutamate synthase subunit beta yields MSKLKGFLEYNRRDEDTVAVPERVQNYKEFTQELSNEEMNEQGARCMDCGIPFCHSGCPLGNLIPDFNNAVYKNDWKRALDILHSTNNFPEFTGRLCPAPCESACVLGIIKPPVAIELIEKYIPERGFKEGWITANPPKIRTGKRVAVVGSGPAGLAAAQQLNRAGHNVTVLERDHKPGGLLRYGIPDFKLEKWVIDRRLAVLEEEGIEFITNANVGVNYNIEKLKEFDAILLCGGATQKRPLPIPGADAEGVVQAMDFLKRNNQVVDGIAEPTEELHAKGKHVIVIGGGDTGSDCVGTSNRHGAKSVTNFEIMPMPSENRTEASPWPYWPFTLKTTSSHEEGVERNWSISTREFVIDGEGKLKGLKTVEIEWVKTGEGRPQLKEIEGTGKEWPCDLALLALGFTGPENNLSQKLGLEVDNRTNIKGDHNYQTNVPNIFTAGDMRRGQSLIVWAISEGREAARSVDEYLMGKTSLPTKGAGDLPAA; encoded by the coding sequence ATGAGTAAATTAAAAGGATTTTTAGAATATAACAGAAGAGATGAAGATACCGTTGCTGTTCCAGAAAGGGTTCAGAATTACAAAGAATTCACACAGGAATTGAGCAATGAGGAAATGAATGAGCAGGGAGCACGCTGTATGGATTGCGGAATACCATTTTGTCATAGCGGCTGCCCCCTTGGAAATTTAATTCCAGATTTTAATAATGCTGTCTATAAGAATGACTGGAAAAGAGCTTTGGACATATTACACTCCACTAATAATTTTCCTGAGTTCACGGGCAGGCTCTGTCCCGCACCCTGTGAATCGGCCTGTGTCCTGGGTATAATAAAACCTCCTGTTGCCATAGAACTCATTGAGAAATATATTCCGGAAAGAGGCTTTAAGGAAGGCTGGATTACCGCGAACCCTCCAAAAATCCGCACCGGGAAAAGAGTTGCAGTGGTAGGTTCCGGTCCGGCCGGCCTCGCAGCAGCACAGCAACTTAACCGGGCGGGTCACAATGTCACTGTACTTGAAAGAGACCACAAACCAGGCGGATTATTACGCTATGGAATTCCCGACTTTAAGCTGGAAAAATGGGTAATAGATCGCAGGCTTGCAGTATTGGAAGAAGAAGGAATTGAGTTTATAACCAACGCCAATGTGGGTGTAAATTATAACATTGAAAAGCTGAAGGAATTCGACGCTATCCTTCTTTGTGGCGGGGCAACGCAGAAAAGGCCCCTTCCCATACCAGGGGCCGATGCTGAAGGGGTGGTGCAGGCTATGGATTTTTTAAAACGAAACAATCAGGTTGTAGACGGGATTGCAGAACCAACAGAGGAATTACACGCGAAAGGCAAGCATGTGATAGTAATAGGGGGTGGTGACACAGGTTCAGATTGTGTTGGGACTTCAAACCGTCACGGAGCAAAGTCTGTCACCAATTTTGAGATCATGCCCATGCCTTCAGAAAACAGAACAGAAGCCAGCCCCTGGCCGTACTGGCCCTTTACTTTGAAAACCACTTCTTCCCATGAAGAGGGTGTGGAGCGAAACTGGAGCATCTCCACCAGGGAATTTGTTATAGACGGGGAAGGAAAATTAAAAGGCCTGAAAACTGTGGAGATCGAGTGGGTAAAAACCGGGGAAGGCAGGCCACAGTTAAAGGAGATCGAAGGAACCGGGAAAGAATGGCCCTGCGACCTTGCCCTGCTGGCACTTGGTTTTACCGGACCAGAAAATAATCTGAGTCAAAAGCTGGGACTGGAGGTGGACAACAGGACCAATATAAAAGGAGACCATAATTATCAAACCAATGTTCCTAACATCTTCACGGCAGGGGATATGCGCCGTGGGCAATCCCTTATAGTATGGGCTATTTCTGAAGGTCGGGAAGCCGCCAGGAGTGTGGATGAATATCTAATGGGGAAAACTTCCTTACCAACGAAGGGTGCGGGGGATTTACCTGCAGCGTGA
- a CDS encoding putative porin, producing the protein MVNYFTFAGGDFPMKQLLIVFFILGGIMLSYGQRPAGAGGGNRLEQKDSLQKPPITAYKIISHRGDTTFVDTSLTIHKDYRFNYLRKDNFELLPFANVGQTYNRLAYYFKEENLIPEFGAQARHFNFMEAEDISYYEVPTPLTDLYFKTVPEQGQNLDAFFTINTSSRLNFSIAYKGLRSLGKYQNSLTSTGNFRSTLNYQTLNNRYRMKAHFVAQDLLNRENGGLNDLATEQYINKEEEFEDRSLLEVRFENAENVLFGKRFYLDHEYDLVSGDNNRIALTHILNFSDKKYIFRQTNPVEIFGPTLRATALNDESKLRHINNVLGVTYENNTLGKLAFKAGQSYYNYGYNSIIVLGDQVVTNRLVGENYSAGAEYANQFGPFALYGDAMVNLAGDFTGHFLTAGLNFQITPLNFLNVEVNSNERAPNFNFLLHQSDYLNYNWQTNFSNESTQVLNARFISPKLLNLEGGYTLINNYAYFSQTEEGFTRPFQHDGSISYLRIKAQREFHYGKFSLDNTIMYQRVTEGGGVFNVPELITRNSLYFSDRWFRRALFVQTGFTLNYFTSYNMNGYDPVLAEFYVQNEASFGDYPVVDFFFNGRVQQTRIFFKLEHVNSLITGNNNFAAPGYPYRDFIIRFGLVWNFFL; encoded by the coding sequence TTGGTTAATTATTTTACATTTGCAGGAGGTGATTTCCCTATGAAGCAATTATTAATAGTTTTCTTTATTCTGGGTGGTATAATGCTTTCTTACGGGCAGCGGCCGGCAGGGGCTGGCGGTGGCAATAGATTGGAACAAAAGGATTCCCTTCAAAAGCCTCCTATTACTGCGTATAAGATCATTTCCCATCGTGGTGATACTACCTTTGTAGATACATCGCTTACTATACACAAGGATTACAGGTTCAATTATCTGCGAAAGGATAATTTTGAATTGTTGCCCTTTGCCAATGTGGGTCAAACCTATAACAGGCTCGCATATTATTTTAAAGAGGAAAACCTGATTCCTGAATTTGGGGCGCAGGCGCGTCATTTCAATTTTATGGAGGCCGAAGATATTTCCTATTACGAAGTGCCCACCCCATTAACCGATCTTTATTTCAAAACAGTTCCTGAACAGGGACAAAACCTGGATGCCTTTTTCACCATAAATACTTCCTCCAGGTTAAATTTTTCTATAGCGTATAAAGGTTTACGTTCTTTAGGAAAATATCAAAATTCCCTCACCAGTACGGGCAATTTCAGGTCTACCCTTAATTATCAAACTTTGAATAACAGGTACAGGATGAAGGCCCACTTTGTAGCACAGGATCTACTCAATCGTGAGAACGGTGGATTAAATGACCTGGCTACGGAGCAATACATTAATAAAGAGGAGGAGTTTGAGGACAGGTCCCTTTTGGAGGTTAGATTCGAAAATGCTGAAAATGTCCTGTTTGGAAAAAGGTTTTACCTGGATCACGAGTACGACCTTGTAAGTGGAGACAATAATAGAATAGCTCTTACCCACATTCTGAATTTTAGCGATAAAAAGTACATCTTCAGGCAGACCAATCCCGTGGAAATATTTGGTCCAACTTTAAGAGCCACTGCACTCAATGATGAGAGCAAATTAAGACATATCAACAATGTGCTTGGTGTAACTTATGAGAATAACACATTGGGAAAACTGGCTTTTAAAGCAGGGCAATCCTATTATAATTATGGATATAATTCTATAATAGTCCTCGGCGACCAGGTGGTTACCAACAGGCTCGTAGGAGAGAACTATTCTGCCGGGGCAGAGTATGCCAATCAATTTGGTCCCTTTGCTTTGTATGGAGATGCTATGGTCAACCTTGCCGGAGATTTTACCGGCCATTTTCTTACTGCTGGCTTAAATTTCCAGATTACGCCCTTAAATTTTCTGAATGTCGAAGTAAATAGTAATGAAAGGGCGCCGAATTTTAATTTCCTGCTTCATCAAAGCGATTACTTAAATTATAACTGGCAAACAAATTTCTCGAACGAAAGTACCCAGGTGCTTAATGCAAGGTTTATTTCCCCCAAACTGTTGAATCTTGAAGGAGGTTATACACTTATTAATAACTACGCCTATTTTTCCCAAACTGAAGAAGGTTTTACACGGCCCTTCCAGCACGATGGCAGCATAAGTTATTTGAGGATTAAGGCCCAACGTGAATTTCATTACGGAAAATTCTCCCTTGACAATACCATTATGTATCAACGCGTAACAGAAGGAGGGGGTGTTTTTAACGTGCCTGAACTTATAACCAGGAACTCACTATACTTTAGCGATCGCTGGTTTAGGAGGGCGCTATTTGTACAGACCGGGTTTACACTGAACTATTTTACTTCCTATAATATGAACGGCTATGATCCTGTGCTAGCAGAGTTCTATGTTCAAAATGAAGCTTCCTTCGGGGATTATCCTGTTGTAGATTTCTTTTTTAATGGGAGAGTGCAGCAAACCAGGATCTTTTTTAAGCTGGAGCATGTGAATTCGCTAATTACCGGGAACAATAATTTTGCTGCTCCCGGCTATCCCTACAGGGATTTCATTATAAGATTCGGCCTGGTTTGGAATTTCTTTCTTTAA
- the gltB gene encoding glutamate synthase large subunit, with protein MKPKQQGLYYPEFEHDNCGAGFICNLKGKRTNDIIHKALDILVRLEHRGAVSADGRTGDGAGILIEIPHSYFTKVCPFDLPPAREYAVGMVFLPKAINQRQIVKELFENQIKRQGLTLIGWREVPVDDTCLGSIAASTEPYVQQVFIGKGKDLDDREFNARLFAARKIAEHKIDASGLSEAAYFYVSSLSTTTIIYKGLLMPQDINIYYKDLNDPDLVTKLALVHQRFSTNTFPSWDLAQPFRYMCHNGEINTLRGNLSRMKAREELFVSNLLGDHINEITPITAEGKSDSASMDTVLELLLHTGRSLPEAIMMMVPEAWEKNPMMSEAKKAFYEYNSCIMEPWDGPASIPFTDGNYIGALLDRNGLRPSRYTLTKDGYVIMASETGVIEIAPENVERHGRLEPGRMFLVDMNEGRIIEDEEVKSNIVSQRPYRNWLDENLLPLAEVSYTGNTCPVEKTDFKTRQKLFGYTLEDINTIIAPMAQLSKEAIGSMGSDIPLAVLSDKPQLLFNYFKQLFAQVTNPPLDGIREEIVTDISLSIGEDKNLFDIIPEHVKKLRIQNPVISNEDLDKIRNIDLPGFKAASVSILYKANEGMNGLEERLDKIILEINRAVDKGCNIIILSDRNANSDLAPIPSLLACSYVHHTVKKHKRRSSFGIVIESAEPREAHHFALLFGYGASAINPYMVNEIIYDLANKKEIEVHDPEEAIQNFNTAIGKGIVKIMNKIGISTLHSYRGAQIFEILGLNRKFVNKYFTNTPTRIEGIGLYEIEREIQQRVKRAFAPFTDNTSAGLELGGDYRWRRNGERHMFNPASVAKLQQAVKQNNPESYREYSNLINEQSKNLMTLRGMFKFKDLDPVSLDEVEPWTEIVKRFKTGAMSFGSISREAHENLAIAMNRIKGKSNSGEGGEDEKRFHMSPDGDWRNSAIKQVASGRFGVSIDYLTNALEIQIKMAQGAKPGEGGHLPGPKVNPEIAKTRNSTPYVGLISPPPHHDIYSIEDLAQLIFDLKNANREARINVKLVSKIGVGTIAAGVAKAKADVVLVSGFDGGTGAAPLTSLRHAGLPWELGIAEVQQTLLLNDLRSRIVVECDGQLKTGRDVAVACLLGAEEFGFSTAPLVASGCIMMRACHLNTCPVGIATQDPELRKNFKGTPEHVINYMYFVAQELREIMANLGFKTIDEMVGQSQKLDMNKAIDHYKANGVDLSGILYKPKIDQDMPLYNTTKQDHRLEDVLDFKILKKAHPAIYRKEKMSLEYPISNINRTTGAIISNEISKIHGAKGLPKDTLTLNFTGAAGQSFGAFSTKGLTLNVEGNTNDYFGKGLSGATLSVRKPAKATFKSNENVIIGNVALYGATNGEAYINGIGGERFCVRNSGAKAVIEGIGDHGCEYMTGGVAVILGSIGRNFAAGMSGGIAYIYDPENKIDSHNFNMEMIGLEKPSEEDLTEVKDLIENHHRYTESDVAKEILGNWDVNSGNFIKVMPVEYKKALKLLEDEKMRNAEIELKTA; from the coding sequence ATGAAACCAAAGCAGCAGGGACTCTATTATCCCGAATTTGAACATGATAATTGTGGAGCAGGCTTCATTTGTAATTTAAAAGGAAAACGAACAAATGACATTATACATAAAGCCCTGGACATATTGGTGCGCCTGGAGCATAGAGGTGCAGTAAGTGCAGATGGGAGAACAGGCGATGGCGCAGGAATTCTCATAGAGATCCCTCATTCTTATTTTACAAAAGTATGCCCGTTTGACCTTCCCCCGGCAAGAGAATATGCCGTTGGAATGGTATTCCTGCCTAAAGCAATTAATCAAAGGCAAATTGTAAAGGAACTATTCGAAAATCAAATTAAAAGGCAGGGACTCACTTTAATTGGCTGGAGAGAAGTTCCGGTAGATGACACCTGCCTTGGCAGTATCGCTGCTTCTACAGAGCCATATGTGCAACAGGTTTTTATTGGGAAAGGCAAAGACCTGGATGATAGGGAATTTAATGCCCGGCTTTTTGCCGCCAGAAAGATAGCGGAGCATAAGATCGATGCCTCAGGCCTTTCAGAGGCTGCTTACTTTTATGTCTCAAGTCTTTCCACCACCACTATAATTTACAAAGGCCTGTTGATGCCACAGGATATAAATATTTATTATAAGGATCTTAATGATCCCGATCTTGTTACGAAACTGGCTTTGGTGCACCAGCGTTTTTCAACAAACACCTTCCCAAGCTGGGATCTTGCCCAACCATTTCGTTATATGTGCCATAATGGGGAGATCAATACCCTGAGGGGAAACTTAAGCAGAATGAAAGCCCGGGAAGAGCTATTTGTAAGTAATTTACTGGGAGACCACATCAATGAGATTACCCCGATTACTGCTGAAGGCAAATCAGATTCAGCTTCTATGGATACTGTCCTGGAGCTTTTATTACATACCGGCCGTTCCCTGCCCGAAGCGATTATGATGATGGTACCTGAAGCCTGGGAGAAAAACCCTATGATGTCAGAAGCCAAAAAAGCTTTTTACGAGTACAATTCCTGTATAATGGAGCCCTGGGATGGGCCGGCATCCATCCCCTTCACAGATGGAAATTATATTGGCGCCCTTCTGGACAGGAATGGCCTGCGTCCCTCGCGATACACCCTTACAAAAGATGGCTATGTCATAATGGCCTCAGAGACAGGGGTAATAGAAATAGCCCCCGAAAATGTGGAAAGACATGGGCGCCTGGAACCGGGAAGGATGTTCCTTGTTGATATGAATGAAGGAAGGATCATTGAGGATGAAGAAGTAAAAAGCAACATAGTATCTCAACGGCCTTACCGCAACTGGCTGGACGAAAATTTGCTCCCATTGGCAGAGGTTTCCTATACGGGAAATACATGTCCTGTGGAAAAAACAGACTTTAAAACCCGTCAAAAATTATTTGGATATACACTGGAGGACATTAACACGATTATTGCTCCCATGGCGCAGCTTTCAAAAGAAGCCATTGGCTCTATGGGATCTGATATTCCCCTGGCTGTGCTTTCAGATAAGCCGCAACTCCTTTTCAATTACTTTAAACAATTATTTGCCCAGGTTACGAATCCGCCCCTGGATGGAATAAGAGAGGAGATAGTTACAGACATTAGCCTTTCTATTGGGGAGGATAAGAACTTATTCGATATCATCCCAGAACATGTGAAAAAGCTAAGAATACAAAATCCTGTGATCTCCAATGAGGACCTGGACAAAATACGAAATATTGACCTGCCGGGATTTAAAGCAGCCTCTGTCTCCATACTCTATAAGGCTAATGAGGGTATGAACGGGCTGGAAGAACGGTTGGATAAAATTATCCTGGAGATTAACAGGGCTGTTGACAAGGGCTGTAATATTATCATCCTTTCAGACCGTAATGCAAATTCAGATCTCGCACCTATACCATCCCTCCTTGCGTGTTCTTATGTACATCATACAGTTAAAAAACATAAAAGAAGATCTTCTTTTGGGATAGTTATAGAGTCGGCAGAACCACGGGAGGCACATCATTTTGCTTTATTGTTTGGATATGGCGCCAGTGCAATTAACCCATATATGGTGAACGAGATCATCTATGACCTGGCAAATAAGAAAGAGATTGAAGTTCACGATCCTGAAGAGGCAATACAAAATTTTAATACTGCAATTGGAAAAGGTATCGTGAAGATCATGAATAAGATTGGTATCTCCACTTTACATTCCTACCGTGGCGCCCAGATATTTGAGATCCTTGGTTTGAACAGGAAATTCGTTAATAAATATTTCACCAATACCCCCACCCGTATTGAAGGGATCGGGCTGTACGAAATCGAGCGAGAGATCCAGCAAAGGGTTAAAAGGGCCTTTGCCCCTTTTACCGATAATACTTCAGCCGGACTGGAATTAGGCGGGGACTATCGCTGGAGAAGGAATGGGGAAAGACATATGTTCAATCCTGCAAGTGTTGCAAAGCTTCAGCAGGCTGTAAAGCAAAATAATCCTGAAAGCTACAGGGAATATTCAAACCTCATAAATGAGCAGTCTAAAAACCTGATGACCTTGAGGGGTATGTTCAAATTTAAGGACCTTGATCCTGTTTCACTCGACGAGGTGGAACCCTGGACAGAAATTGTAAAAAGGTTTAAAACAGGAGCGATGTCTTTTGGATCCATAAGCCGGGAGGCCCACGAAAATCTCGCTATTGCTATGAACAGGATCAAAGGAAAAAGCAACTCGGGCGAAGGTGGTGAAGACGAGAAACGATTTCATATGAGTCCAGACGGCGATTGGAGAAATTCTGCCATTAAACAGGTTGCTTCAGGAAGGTTTGGGGTATCCATTGATTACTTAACCAATGCCCTGGAAATTCAGATTAAGATGGCACAAGGAGCCAAACCGGGAGAAGGAGGGCATTTACCGGGACCTAAAGTAAACCCGGAGATTGCCAAGACCAGGAACTCCACACCTTATGTTGGATTGATCTCCCCGCCACCGCATCACGATATTTATTCTATAGAAGATCTTGCACAGTTAATTTTTGATCTTAAAAATGCCAACAGGGAAGCACGTATAAATGTAAAACTTGTTTCGAAAATTGGGGTTGGCACAATTGCAGCAGGCGTTGCAAAGGCCAAGGCAGATGTGGTATTGGTGTCGGGTTTTGATGGCGGCACGGGTGCTGCCCCCCTCACTTCCCTTAGGCACGCAGGGCTTCCCTGGGAATTAGGAATTGCTGAAGTGCAACAAACTTTATTGCTGAATGATCTAAGAAGCAGGATCGTAGTTGAATGTGATGGACAGCTTAAGACAGGAAGAGATGTAGCCGTCGCATGTTTACTGGGAGCGGAAGAATTTGGTTTTTCGACCGCCCCGTTAGTGGCTTCAGGTTGTATTATGATGCGGGCCTGCCATTTAAATACCTGTCCTGTTGGTATCGCAACACAGGACCCGGAACTAAGGAAGAATTTCAAGGGAACACCGGAGCATGTGATCAATTACATGTACTTCGTTGCCCAGGAATTAAGAGAGATCATGGCCAATCTTGGGTTTAAAACCATTGATGAAATGGTAGGACAAAGCCAGAAACTTGATATGAATAAGGCTATAGATCATTACAAGGCTAATGGGGTAGATCTTAGTGGCATTCTTTATAAACCTAAGATAGATCAAGATATGCCGCTATACAATACCACCAAACAGGATCACAGGCTGGAGGACGTGCTTGATTTCAAGATCCTAAAAAAAGCGCATCCTGCCATTTACAGGAAAGAGAAAATGAGTTTGGAGTACCCCATTTCCAATATCAACAGGACTACCGGCGCAATAATAAGTAATGAGATCTCAAAGATACATGGTGCCAAGGGACTGCCAAAAGACACACTTACCCTAAATTTCACAGGAGCGGCAGGACAAAGCTTCGGGGCTTTCTCCACGAAAGGACTCACTCTTAATGTAGAGGGAAACACCAACGATTACTTTGGTAAAGGTTTAAGTGGGGCTACCCTATCTGTCAGGAAACCAGCGAAAGCAACATTTAAATCCAATGAAAATGTCATTATAGGAAATGTTGCACTCTATGGCGCCACAAATGGGGAAGCCTATATCAATGGTATTGGCGGGGAACGGTTTTGTGTAAGGAATTCGGGAGCCAAAGCAGTCATTGAAGGAATTGGAGACCATGGTTGTGAATATATGACCGGTGGGGTAGCCGTGATCCTGGGCAGTATAGGAAGAAATTTTGCTGCAGGAATGAGCGGAGGAATTGCCTATATCTATGACCCCGAAAATAAGATCGACAGCCATAATTTCAATATGGAAATGATAGGTCTTGAAAAACCTTCAGAAGAAGATCTAACCGAGGTAAAAGACCTCATAGAAAATCACCACCGCTATACAGAAAGCGATGTGGCAAAAGAGATCCTTGGTAACTGGGACGTGAACTCCGGAAACTTTATTAAAGTGATGCCCGTGGAATATAAGAAGGCGCTAAAGCTTTTGGAGGATGAGAAAATGAGAAACGCCGAAATAGAATTAAAAACAGCCTGA
- a CDS encoding acyl-CoA dehydrogenase: MDFKLTEEHIMIRDAARDFAKNDLLPGVIERDDKQEFPKEQVKKMGELGFLGMMASPEYGGGGMDTVSYVLAMEEISKIDASASVVMSVNNSLVCWGLDTFGNEQQKEKYLSKLTTGEKLGAFCLSEPEAGSDATSQKTTAIDKGDHYILNGTKNWITNGNTADYYLVIAQTDREKKHKGINAFIVEKGWEGFEIGPKEQKLGIRGSDTHSLNFNDVKVPKENRIGEDGFGFKFAMKTLSGGRIGIAAQALGIAAGAYELALEYSKVRKAFGTEICNHQAIAFKLADMHTSIEAARMLVMKAAVDKDNAENYDLSGAMAKLYASQVAMDVTVEAVQVHGGNGYVKEYHVERLMRDAKITQIYEGTSEIQKIVISRSILQK, translated from the coding sequence ATGGATTTTAAACTTACAGAAGAGCATATAATGATTCGTGATGCCGCCAGGGATTTTGCAAAAAATGATTTGCTTCCTGGTGTGATTGAAAGAGATGACAAACAGGAATTTCCAAAGGAGCAGGTTAAAAAAATGGGAGAGCTTGGCTTTCTTGGAATGATGGCTTCTCCCGAGTATGGTGGCGGCGGTATGGATACCGTTTCTTATGTACTGGCAATGGAAGAGATCTCTAAAATAGATGCATCAGCATCTGTCGTCATGTCTGTGAACAATTCGCTTGTATGCTGGGGTCTTGACACCTTTGGCAATGAGCAGCAAAAAGAAAAATATCTTTCAAAGCTCACAACAGGGGAAAAACTTGGTGCATTTTGCCTTTCTGAACCTGAAGCAGGAAGTGATGCTACCTCACAAAAGACCACCGCAATAGACAAGGGTGACCATTACATTCTCAATGGAACTAAAAACTGGATCACCAATGGAAACACTGCAGACTATTACCTGGTGATAGCTCAAACAGATAGGGAAAAGAAGCATAAAGGCATTAATGCCTTCATAGTTGAAAAAGGCTGGGAAGGATTTGAAATTGGACCAAAGGAACAAAAACTTGGCATTCGAGGAAGTGATACTCACTCCCTTAATTTTAATGATGTAAAGGTTCCAAAAGAGAACAGGATTGGCGAGGATGGTTTCGGGTTTAAATTTGCCATGAAAACACTTTCAGGAGGAAGAATAGGTATTGCTGCGCAGGCATTGGGAATAGCTGCCGGCGCTTATGAACTTGCTTTGGAGTATTCTAAAGTTCGTAAAGCCTTTGGAACAGAGATCTGTAACCACCAGGCCATCGCATTTAAACTGGCAGATATGCACACCTCAATTGAAGCAGCCAGGATGCTTGTTATGAAAGCAGCGGTGGACAAGGATAACGCTGAAAATTACGATCTTTCTGGCGCCATGGCCAAATTATATGCCTCTCAGGTTGCCATGGATGTAACCGTGGAAGCTGTGCAGGTTCATGGAGGAAATGGATATGTGAAAGAATATCACGTGGAAAGATTGATGAGAGATGCCAAGATCACGCAGATTTACGAAGGAACTTCAGAAATTCAAAAAATAGTGATATCCAGAAGCATTTTACAAAAATAG